The sequence CGCTGGGTAATAAGCTCGAGCCGGGATTGAGAGTTGCTAACCTAGAAGGCGCTATATTTTTGTTGGTTCGTCAAGATGTAAGAGCAAAAACTGATGCCTAACAAGGTAATTGTTGCTGGATAGACTTTACGCTGTGCTTCAAATTTGCCACAAAGCGCTGCGTTACTGCGCGGCCTGAAAATGCTCAGCAACCTGCTCAATCAGTGTCGAAATATCTTCAAAACGGTGGTTGCCATAATCACAGCTAATAATAGGCAGTTGCTTTTCTTTGGCAAAAGCTTGGGTGTCTTCGGCAGGTATCACCTCATCCAGTGTGCTAACAATAATTAGGCTTTTGGCCGCGATATTAAAATCCGGATAAGAGCCGATGTGCTCAAGTTTTAGCTCATAGCTGCTGCCATCATAATTTTGATGGTTGCCTACGTATTTCCTTAAGGTCTGACTTGGCGTTATCGACGGGTTGATGGCAACAAAAGGTACGTTTAGTTTTGCGGCGATATGCGAAGCTGTGTAACCACCCATCGACGTACCGACGACGCCTTTTATGTCACCTGCAGCTGCAGCGAAAGCTAAAGTGTCTTTCATCACTTGATCAAAACCTTGGCTGTAGTCTGGAGCAAAAGGCGCAACCTCGCCTATCTTGCTGAGCGCATCATATTTCTTACTACTTTTTTTTACTGCAGAAGCAAAGCCGTGCAGATATAGAATACTCATCGGTTTTCCTTGTTATTTAAAAGTTACAAGCTGAGCATCTTCTTCTAAATAAAAAACAGACAGAATTAATCAACGCTGATAACGCTATGATCGGGATAATACCCTTCGTCATGAACAATAGAAAATATCAACTCTGCTACTTTGTAAGTACGCTCCTTACTGACAGCGCACGCTATGACTTCTGTAGCCAGCCGTTCCAAATGCTCAGCTAACGGTTGAAAGGTCGTATTATTAGCAGCCAACTCCAATACTTCATTAACATATAATGTGTACTCATCACGCGGCCAATTCGAGTCGGATACTCGGATAGGATCCCATTTATAAAATAAGATTTCATCAATACGATTATGCAGAACTTTATTCAACTAATTTACCTCTTGTGAGCGTTACTTAGCGGTGCAGAAAAAGAGCTATTGACGCAATAGTCACTTAGTGGCCCATGCTCTGGCAAAACAAGCCGCCTTGTCATTAAGCAAAACGGCAGTACCCACAACCTTAAATCAAGCGAGCTTGAAAACTCGAATACAGGTAAAGCATTTTGGAAGGTATCAGTCTTGGGGTAGATAAGCACCACATCGCCCTGTCCCTTTAGATAGTTTTCCCCATAAGCAAACAACTGATAAAAATCACCTTGGTTCAGACCATACTTATTAGAGCCATTATCAAGCGCTGAGTCTAAAAGCTTCCATTTAGTGTCTAGCACAAACTCTGTCCTGGTATTTTTATCCACTAGAAAGTCGGGCTTCAATCTAAACCAGTTTTTTCCACGGTGTTTTACTAAAGAAAAAGAACGCGCCTGTGTGCGCAAACAATACGGCTCACGAAGCTGTCTAGAAAGATGTTTGCCTACATAAGCTTCAAAAACTGCCTCCATAGGAAAAAGCAAAGAAAATGCAGAATGCTTACCTGCACCCGTTAATGGCGACATATCGCCGAGAATTAAGCGCATCCAAGCCACTGCCTGACGATAGTGCTCCATCCCCCTATCCACACGCATACGCTGTAGATCCGCCTGCTGCGAGCTAGGCAGTGGAACATTAGAAAAGATGAAGCTAAGCTCGCGGGCACGTTTTTGATTATTTGAATTTAGCGACCAACTCATTACACGCAACAATGCCAAGTGGAGCAGCCGATTGACAGGTCGATCTGGGGTGAACTCTTCATGCTCAGTGTAAAAACGATCTTTGCGGACAAGGTTAGCCTGCAGATGCTGAGAAATGAGTAGCTTGCCTCTTAGGGCTTGCAAGTTATCTTGCTGTTGAACATAGTCACTGCGAACACCACGCTTGACCAAATGCTCCATCGCGCTTAAAAACTCACTGATAAACACTTCAAGCAATGGCATTTTCGCTGTAGCCAAAGCAGCCCTGTCGGTTTGAATGAACCTAAAGCCCGCCAAGCAACGCAGCATTTCAATCAACAACGCTCTAACTTGTTCAGGCTGAGGGGCTGTTTTACCAATTTTCGGCAACACTTCTAACTGAAAACCATCCGGGCTTCGGATCACTCCCACATAGTTCATCAACCTAACTGCGGGCCGTCCATGCCGCTGGCTTAACCTAAGCCACGCATTTTCACCGCTTTCGGAGAGACGAACGGCCTCAGTTTGCAGCCATTGAAACAGGCTTTTAGGCACAAGCTTTGTGGAGCCATTGGCACGCTGGCCAGAGCTCTCCACTAGCACGTCATATTCATAAACCGTTAAGGTGTTCATTCCTGCCTAATAGCCCGC comes from Pseudomonas sp. C27(2019) and encodes:
- a CDS encoding YqiA/YcfP family alpha/beta fold hydrolase, which gives rise to MSILYLHGFASAVKKSSKKYDALSKIGEVAPFAPDYSQGFDQVMKDTLAFAAAAGDIKGVVGTSMGGYTASHIAAKLNVPFVAINPSITPSQTLRKYVGNHQNYDGSSYELKLEHIGSYPDFNIAAKSLIIVSTLDEVIPAEDTQAFAKEKQLPIISCDYGNHRFEDISTLIEQVAEHFQAAQ
- a CDS encoding McrC family protein, yielding MNTLTVYEYDVLVESSGQRANGSTKLVPKSLFQWLQTEAVRLSESGENAWLRLSQRHGRPAVRLMNYVGVIRSPDGFQLEVLPKIGKTAPQPEQVRALLIEMLRCLAGFRFIQTDRAALATAKMPLLEVFISEFLSAMEHLVKRGVRSDYVQQQDNLQALRGKLLISQHLQANLVRKDRFYTEHEEFTPDRPVNRLLHLALLRVMSWSLNSNNQKRARELSFIFSNVPLPSSQQADLQRMRVDRGMEHYRQAVAWMRLILGDMSPLTGAGKHSAFSLLFPMEAVFEAYVGKHLSRQLREPYCLRTQARSFSLVKHRGKNWFRLKPDFLVDKNTRTEFVLDTKWKLLDSALDNGSNKYGLNQGDFYQLFAYGENYLKGQGDVVLIYPKTDTFQNALPVFEFSSSLDLRLWVLPFCLMTRRLVLPEHGPLSDYCVNSSFSAPLSNAHKR